The following are encoded in a window of Prochlorococcus marinus str. MIT 1013 genomic DNA:
- the nadB gene encoding L-aspartate oxidase produces the protein MDLNTGFNKNDIYSTNWDVIVIGAGAAGLMSSLELPSNLKILLLNRNTSKRSSSRWAQGGMAAVTRIEDSEDIHANDTIKAGAGLCDSEAVQMFVHSAPRLVDRLLKLGMEFDRTSGKLSTTLEAAHTHRRVLHVKDRTGKALVDVLNEQVDQRANVLHQRGIRVTQIWVERGKCSGVQVLDGPALRWIKAKAVVLATGGGGHLFANTTNPTQAAGEGIALAWRAGACIEDLEFFQFHPTALKLDDAPSFLISEAVRGEGAVLVDSFGESPVAHLEGKDLASRDQVSRALFQAMQKQKVDHIGLNVKSISFEDVEARFPSIFQRCRELGLEPLKESIPVAPSAHYWMGGVATNLKAQTNVKGLFAIGEVACTGLHGANRLASNSLMECLVFANQMRNIELTDFITSDISGNNLSFKKSDLRFSKDQGTSYLSKEIEKLRQLCWREAGVDRSRKGMNSALVKVQRDYQNLLNEPLLKLVFSQSKYEINEFEELARRDLNLLLDLSNRQMSSLLMLEACLFREESRGGHFRDDFPTSVPFWQCHTRQIKGKNIHTRPIVDKAYFPKNL, from the coding sequence ATGGATTTAAATACTGGGTTTAATAAAAATGATATTTACTCAACTAATTGGGATGTAATTGTTATTGGAGCAGGAGCTGCGGGTTTGATGTCTTCTCTTGAATTGCCATCAAATCTGAAAATTCTACTTTTAAATCGCAATACCAGTAAGCGTTCTTCGAGTAGGTGGGCACAAGGAGGAATGGCTGCTGTTACTCGAATCGAAGATAGCGAGGATATTCATGCTAATGACACAATTAAAGCTGGGGCAGGTCTTTGTGATTCAGAAGCAGTTCAGATGTTTGTTCATAGTGCTCCGAGATTAGTAGATAGACTTTTGAAACTAGGAATGGAATTTGATAGAACCTCTGGAAAATTATCTACAACTCTTGAAGCTGCTCACACTCATAGAAGAGTACTTCACGTAAAAGATAGAACTGGTAAGGCATTGGTTGATGTTCTTAACGAGCAAGTTGATCAAAGAGCTAATGTTCTGCATCAAAGAGGAATAAGAGTTACACAGATTTGGGTTGAAAGAGGAAAATGTTCCGGGGTACAAGTTCTAGATGGACCAGCTTTGCGTTGGATCAAAGCAAAGGCAGTTGTTTTAGCTACTGGCGGCGGAGGCCATTTATTTGCCAATACTACAAATCCAACTCAAGCAGCAGGGGAGGGAATTGCTCTGGCGTGGAGAGCTGGGGCTTGCATAGAAGATCTCGAATTTTTTCAGTTTCACCCAACTGCTCTGAAATTGGATGATGCGCCTTCGTTTTTGATTTCTGAAGCGGTAAGAGGAGAGGGTGCAGTTCTAGTGGATTCATTCGGAGAAAGCCCCGTAGCCCATCTTGAAGGGAAAGATCTTGCATCAAGAGATCAAGTCAGCAGGGCATTGTTTCAAGCGATGCAAAAGCAAAAAGTTGATCACATTGGTCTTAATGTTAAATCCATTTCTTTTGAGGATGTAGAAGCGCGCTTTCCGTCAATTTTTCAAAGGTGCAGAGAGCTTGGTTTAGAACCTTTAAAAGAATCAATCCCCGTGGCTCCATCTGCCCATTATTGGATGGGTGGTGTCGCTACAAACTTGAAAGCACAAACAAATGTCAAAGGACTTTTCGCTATTGGTGAGGTGGCATGTACTGGCCTGCATGGTGCGAATAGACTTGCAAGTAATTCATTAATGGAATGTTTGGTCTTTGCAAATCAAATGAGAAATATTGAATTAACTGATTTTATAACATCCGATATTTCAGGAAATAATTTAAGTTTTAAAAAATCAGATCTTCGCTTTTCTAAGGATCAAGGAACTAGTTATTTATCAAAAGAAATTGAAAAACTTAGACAATTATGCTGGCGTGAAGCTGGAGTTGATCGATCAAGAAAAGGAATGAATTCTGCTCTTGTAAAAGTTCAAAGAGATTATCAAAATCTTTTAAACGAGCCCTTATTAAAGTTGGTTTTTTCTCAGTCAAAATATGAAATTAATGAATTCGAGGAACTTGCCAGGAGAGACCTTAATTTGCTACTTGATTTGAGTAATCGACAAATGTCAAGTTTACTTATGTTGGAAGCTTGTTTGTTTCGTGAAGAAAGTAGAGGAGGCCACTTTAGAGATGATTTCCCTACCTCAGTTCCTTTTTGGCAATGTCATACTCGTCAAATAAAAGGAAAGAATATTCATACAAGACCCATTGTTGATAAAGCTTATTTCCCTAAAAATCTTTAG
- a CDS encoding vitamin K epoxide reductase family protein, which yields MGSSRLKSRRRQDLGSKWTRVVIAILSTVGVIDTGSITLNKWGFIGNLNCPGGLGGCDKVLNSPWGTFFQTNNFSIPLSLIGLISYLLILLMAIFPLIPILKNQKNNISKVAWWGSFYISTSTFIFSLILVSVMIFKIKAFCFFCLLSFLISLSVLLLNIFGGGWEDYGKLFFRGFLMSVAVLLAGLIWSSSVDPATKEVSNNIPGMPPAVIAISSPEKIKLAEHLTKEGAVMYNAYWCPHCHDQKEMFGKEAAEKLNLVECAKDGFNNKRELCEAKGITGFPSWEINGSIDSGVKSLEELADLTNYKDSKDF from the coding sequence ATGGGATCTTCAAGACTAAAGAGTCGTCGTCGTCAAGATCTAGGTTCCAAATGGACGAGAGTTGTAATAGCTATTTTATCAACAGTGGGTGTTATTGATACAGGATCCATAACACTAAATAAATGGGGGTTCATAGGGAATTTAAACTGTCCAGGTGGATTAGGAGGCTGCGATAAAGTTTTAAATAGCCCTTGGGGAACTTTCTTTCAAACAAATAATTTCTCTATTCCATTATCATTAATAGGTTTAATTAGTTATTTATTAATATTATTAATGGCAATATTCCCATTAATACCTATTCTCAAAAACCAAAAAAATAATATCTCAAAAGTTGCATGGTGGGGATCTTTTTATATATCTACATCTACTTTTATTTTCAGTTTAATTTTAGTATCAGTAATGATATTTAAAATTAAAGCTTTCTGTTTTTTCTGTCTTCTTTCTTTTCTTATATCACTTTCAGTTCTATTATTAAATATATTTGGAGGCGGTTGGGAAGATTATGGTAAATTATTTTTCAGAGGTTTTCTTATGTCAGTAGCAGTTCTTTTGGCAGGGCTAATCTGGTCATCATCAGTCGATCCTGCTACTAAGGAAGTTTCAAATAATATTCCAGGCATGCCACCTGCGGTAATAGCGATAAGTTCTCCGGAAAAAATAAAACTCGCTGAACATTTAACAAAAGAAGGAGCAGTCATGTATAACGCTTATTGGTGTCCACATTGTCATGATCAAAAAGAAATGTTCGGTAAAGAAGCTGCAGAAAAATTAAATTTAGTTGAGTGTGCAAAAGATGGCTTTAACAACAAAAGAGAACTTTGCGAAGCTAAAGGGATAACAGGTTTCCCTTCTTGGGAAATTAATGGCTCAATTGATTCAGGAGTAAAAAGCCTAGAAGAATTAGCTGACCTTACCAATTACAAAGACTCTAAAGATTTTTAG
- the petL gene encoding cytochrome b6-f complex subunit PetL: protein MGILFYLVFVGAGLSAAFLIQKALKAIKLI, encoded by the coding sequence ATGGGAATTCTTTTTTACTTAGTTTTTGTTGGTGCAGGCCTTTCTGCAGCATTCTTAATTCAAAAAGCCCTTAAAGCTATTAAATTAATCTGA
- a CDS encoding DUF4346 domain-containing protein yields the protein MNNLDLREDLINSITLLDDKLSKRQIELDPKGYFLIKIEPKTNELILEHYLNDIDQKGRAIDPDSGEPIGCKTKSRNQPNNIYRGKSAKQLGIQISEGHGPFPISHLDHAIYIGRELQKAEQCLISGKQYIQD from the coding sequence ATGAACAATCTAGATCTTCGAGAAGACTTAATTAACTCAATAACGCTTTTAGACGATAAATTATCCAAGCGGCAAATAGAACTTGACCCAAAAGGTTATTTCTTAATAAAAATTGAACCTAAAACGAATGAGTTAATACTGGAACATTATTTAAATGATATTGATCAAAAAGGTCGCGCTATTGATCCAGATTCCGGAGAACCAATTGGTTGTAAAACAAAAAGTAGAAATCAACCAAACAATATTTATAGAGGGAAGAGTGCCAAGCAATTAGGTATTCAAATCTCCGAGGGTCATGGTCCATTCCCCATCAGTCATTTAGATCATGCGATTTACATTGGTCGTGAATTACAGAAAGCGGAGCAATGCCTGATCAGTGGTAAACAATATATTCAAGATTAA
- a CDS encoding GNAT family N-acetyltransferase, producing MKNIKIRWHSSIQEIPKIIWNNFLEENSTPFYKWDWLNALEKSKSVSIKYGWQPLFLSAWRENDLIACAPLYLKSHSYGEFIFDNAFVQLAQDMGLRYYPKLIGMSPLSPIEGYRFLFAEGVSEMDLTEILMSEIDSFAKENSILSCNFLYVDPKWMKVAESLNCAKWINQQSLLKLNEENSFSDFLKKFNSNQRRNIKRERESIKKCGVKVEPLSGSQINVMNLKKMHYFYELHCSRWGVWGSKYLTESFFTELTSTELKENIVLFEAKEERIDKTIGMSLCVKNENMLWGRYWGSEKNIDNLHFEACYYSPIEWAIANKIKYFDPGAGGSHKKRRGFIAKPNASLHRWYNLPMDSLIREWLPKANKLMLDQINATNNEVPFKFEEPKLSNT from the coding sequence ATGAAAAATATCAAAATCAGATGGCATTCATCAATACAAGAAATACCTAAGATTATCTGGAATAATTTCTTAGAAGAAAATTCAACTCCTTTTTATAAGTGGGATTGGTTAAATGCATTAGAAAAATCAAAAAGTGTAAGTATAAAATATGGATGGCAACCATTATTCCTCTCAGCTTGGAGAGAAAATGATTTAATTGCATGTGCACCTCTATATCTTAAATCTCATAGTTATGGAGAATTTATTTTTGATAATGCCTTTGTTCAACTAGCTCAAGATATGGGACTTCGATATTATCCAAAACTAATAGGAATGAGTCCATTAAGTCCAATAGAGGGGTATCGCTTTCTTTTCGCAGAAGGAGTGAGTGAGATGGATCTTACCGAAATATTAATGTCTGAAATTGATAGTTTTGCCAAAGAAAATAGTATTCTAAGTTGTAATTTTTTGTATGTAGATCCTAAATGGATGAAAGTAGCTGAATCTCTAAATTGTGCTAAGTGGATCAACCAACAAAGTTTGTTGAAGTTGAATGAAGAAAACAGTTTTTCTGATTTTTTAAAAAAATTTAATTCCAATCAACGCAGAAATATTAAAAGAGAAAGAGAAAGCATAAAAAAATGTGGAGTAAAAGTTGAACCTCTTAGTGGGTCTCAAATAAATGTAATGAATTTGAAAAAAATGCATTATTTTTATGAGCTTCATTGCTCAAGATGGGGAGTATGGGGAAGTAAATACCTAACCGAATCATTTTTCACCGAGCTTACATCAACTGAACTCAAAGAAAATATTGTTTTATTTGAGGCGAAAGAAGAAAGAATTGATAAAACAATTGGAATGTCATTATGCGTAAAAAATGAAAATATGCTTTGGGGTAGATATTGGGGTTCAGAAAAAAATATAGATAATTTACACTTTGAAGCTTGTTATTATTCCCCGATTGAGTGGGCAATAGCAAATAAAATAAAATATTTTGATCCTGGAGCGGGCGGGAGTCACAAAAAACGAAGAGGTTTTATTGCTAAACCCAATGCAAGTCTTCATAGATGGTACAACTTACCTATGGATTCATTAATTAGAGAATGGCTACCAAAAGCAAATAAGTTAATGCTTGATCAAATAAACGCTACAAATAATGAAGTACCTTTTAAGTTTGAAGAGCCAAAACTATCAAATACATAG
- a CDS encoding RibD family protein has translation MKKNWVKLVLASSIDGRIAYPEGGKTQLGQSGDRLVLEESLAWSDGILMGGQTLRDHQSICVIKNKNLLQQRTSEGKNEQPIALIASNQIDFPGNWLFFRQPLQRWLIQKQDKKNEITPPNGFDKKINLKFTWRDALDDLYKKGIAKIVLLGGANLISDFLLEDLIDELQITITPHLLGGDYCWVSSELKKLNTIMKTKNGWILKETKKLGNNELLIRYFRNNWS, from the coding sequence TTGAAAAAAAATTGGGTTAAATTAGTTTTAGCTTCTAGTATTGATGGACGTATCGCATATCCAGAAGGAGGAAAAACACAATTAGGTCAGTCTGGAGATCGTTTAGTTTTAGAAGAATCACTTGCTTGGTCAGATGGGATTTTAATGGGAGGGCAAACACTGAGAGATCATCAATCAATTTGTGTCATTAAGAATAAAAATTTATTACAGCAAAGAACTTCAGAAGGAAAAAACGAACAGCCAATTGCTCTCATAGCTAGTAATCAAATAGATTTTCCAGGAAATTGGCTTTTTTTTAGACAACCACTTCAAAGATGGTTGATCCAAAAACAAGATAAGAAAAATGAGATTACGCCTCCTAATGGATTCGATAAAAAAATAAATTTAAAATTCACTTGGCGTGATGCCCTTGATGATTTATATAAGAAAGGTATTGCGAAAATTGTATTACTAGGAGGGGCAAATCTTATTTCAGATTTTCTTTTAGAGGATCTAATAGATGAATTACAAATTACCATTACCCCTCATCTTTTAGGAGGAGATTACTGCTGGGTTTCATCTGAATTAAAAAAGTTAAATACAATCATGAAAACAAAAAATGGCTGGATTCTAAAAGAAACTAAAAAGCTCGGTAATAATGAATTACTTATCAGATATTTTAGAAATAATTGGTCCTGA